In the Gasterosteus aculeatus chromosome X, fGasAcu3.hap1.1, whole genome shotgun sequence genome, one interval contains:
- the LOC144383704 gene encoding uncharacterized protein LOC144383704 isoform X4, with amino-acid sequence MSEEDTERLIQHFSRLTVGPSLDKMEEILKTLIAGQQAQMQTNLALLEEQKKANLLRAEELQLQKQMADRNVRPINASNYLSKMGATDDVEAFLHAFEATATREAWPRDQWVGLLAPFLTGEALNAVRDLGPDQATDYDALKTEILSRNGITKFGMAQRFHNWTFQPDQPPRAQMHELVRITRKWLEPQRNTAPAVVEAVVVDRYLRALPYEAKRFLSQQALTTADLTVEAVEKYQATADMLRASRREPRSMALPQTETTRPKVTNPASSRAPGGARNPLGPKEIHQERETRQCYRCGGVGHLSWHCGTQADDPMPTAKSSSSSPAPRFASLIGLVDAPSDRPPTCPVTVNHQDVEALLDSGSRATLVRKDLIGPLGLTPGKVLPVSCVHGDTRDYPIVELTMTTTRGTILTEVGVVDSLPVPILIGRDFPAFHLLWRETQERLSRVPRKRRGRTHPDNIHVKPSELRSPACALAGMTGAQADTEAGPDTGEDNMAQESAPISSEEDIPGIDTLPPLTGQYGTAQLQDPTLTNALRNVQVLEGVVLGDRTNPTYPHFAVSRGLVYQVVKKNDEVHEQLLVPQSYRATVLHLAHTHPLGAHLGVEKTKERILQRFFWPGVHKEIENFCRSCPECQQVAPKPTYRNPLIPLPIIDTPFERIGLDIVGPLPKSARGHQYILVILDYATRYPEAIPLRKATARHIANELFLLSTSLGIPKEILTDQGTPFMSRVMKELCALLKIKQLRTSVYHPQTDGLVERFNKTLKSMLRKAVGEDGRNWDHLLPYLLFAVREVPQSSTGFSPFELLLSYRPRGLLDIAKEAWEEQPCQQRTLIEHVGAMRERMKAIYPMMREHMETTQRQQQASYNRSAQPREFKPGDKVLVLVPTVECKFLATWQGPYEVIERVGEVNYKVRQPGKRKREQIYHVNLLKKWHAREALFSCPTPTESKEPGREEVQVGPSLSPHQRQMARELVDRNRDVFSSLPGHTEVTQHEIRTVPGKTVNQRPYRVPEAHKGAIQEEVRKMLELGVIEESQSAWASPIVLVPKPDGSIRFCNDFRKLNEVSEFDAYPMPRVDDLVDSLGCARFITTLDLTKGYWQVPLTPASKEKTAFATQEGLYQYTRLPFGLHGAPATFQRLMDRVLAPHKRAHSKPQEVQAGFQRDKLPGVHHWEGFGQAPGSQVAGHTGLATAHHQETGEDIFRPSRLLPTFYYGFCHHSSPSNRTDHQTALPNGEVEPCGGGGLQPPEAGSVLRSSPGGTRLPEGIHRTGGRFRGGSGCGTRPDT; translated from the exons ATGTCAGAGGAGGACACCGAAAGATTGATTCAACACTTTTCTAGATTGACTGTAGGCCCCTCACTGGACAAAATGGAAGAAATCTTGAAGACCCTTATTGCTGGCCAGCAAGCCCAGATGCAAACAAACTTGGCTCTCttggaagaacaaaagaaagccaACCTTCTGAGGGCGGAGGAATTACAACTGCAGAAACAGATGGCCGACCGGAATGTACGCCCAATAAATGCAAGTAACTATTTATCCAAGATGGGTGCCACGGATGACGTTGAGGCATTCCTGCATGCCTTTGAAGCCACGGCCACTAGGGAAGCCTGGCCCAGGGACCAGTGGGTTGGTCTGTTAGCCCCTTTTCTAACTGGGGAGGCACTGAATGCTGTTCGGGACTTGGGGCCTGACCAAGCGACGGACTATGATGCCCTGAAAACGGAGATCTTGAGCAGAAATGGAATTACCAAGTTTGGTATGGCCCAGCGCTTCCACAACTGGACCTTCCAACCCGACCAACCTCCTCGTGCACAGATGCACGAACTTGTACGGATCACGCGGAAGTGGCTGGAACCACAGAGGAATACGGCGCCTGCAGTAGTAGAGGCCGTGGTGGTGGATCGATACTTACGTGCCCTGCCTTATGAGGCAAAGCGGTTCCTCAGTCAACAGGCCCTGACCACGGCCGATCTAACCGTGGAAGCAGTGGAAAAGTATCAAGCCACAGCAGATATGCTTCGGGCCTCCAGAAGAGAACCCAGGAGCATGGCCCTACCACAGACTGAAACAACCCGTCCCAAGGTTACCAACCCAGCCTCTTCAAGAGCCCCAGGGGGAGCCAGAAACCCGCTGGGTCCCAAGGAAATACACCAGGAAAGGGAAACCAGACAGTGTTACCGGTGTGGGGGAGTGGGACACCTCTCCTGGCATTGTGGGACGCAGGCGGACGACCCTATGCCCACGGCTAAGTCATCCAGCTCATCACCCGCCCCCCGGTTTGCCTCGCTCATAGGACTTGTAGATGCCCCCTCAGATCGACCTCCCACCTGCCCGGTGACTGTGAATCACCAGGACGTGGAGGCCTTGCTAGATTCGGGTAGCCGAGCTACCCTGGTACGGAAGGACCTGATAGGACCACTTGGTTTGACCCCAGGGAAAGTCCTTCCCGTTTCCTGTGTCCAtggagacaccagagactacccCATCGTTGAACTCACGATGACCACTACCCGGGGGACCATACTCACGGAGGTGGGGGTGGTTGATTCCTTGCCCGTCCCCATCCTAATTGGACGAGACTTCCCAGCCTTCCACCTGCTGTGGAGGGAGACTCAGGAGCGGCTAAGCAGAGTACCTCGGAAGCGGAGAGGTAGGACTCATCCTGATAATATTCATGTGAAACCCTCAGAATTACGCTCTCCGGCCTGTGCTCTTGCAGGAATGACAGGTGCCCAGGCTGACACCGAGGCGGGTCCGGACACGGGAGAAGACAACATGGCTCAGGAAAGTGCGCCGATCTCGAGCGAGGAAGACATCCCGGGCATCGACACACTTCCCCCGCTCACAGGCCAGTACGGTACAGCCCAGTTACAGGATCCCACCTTGACAAATGCCCTGAGAAATGTGCAGGTGTTAGAGGGAGTAGTGCTAGGGGATCGGACAAACCCTACCTATCCACATTTTGCAGTAAGTCGGGGGTTAGTCTACCAGGTGGtaaagaaaaatgatgaagTGCATGAACAGCTCCTCGTACCACAGTCCTATCGAGCCACCGTACTTCACTtagcacacacgcacccactAGGGGCCCACCTAGGGGTCGAGAAAACTAAGGAGAGAATCCTGCAACGCTTCTTTTGGCCCGGAGTACACAAAGAGATTGAGAATTTCTGTCGTAGTTGCCCAGAATGTCAGCAAGTGGCACCAAAGCCCacatacagaaatccgctcatcccATTACCAATTATCGACACTCCCTTTGAGAGGATTGGACTGGACATAGTAGGGCCCTTACCAAAAAGTGCCAGAGGGCATCAGTATATTTTGGTCATCCTGGACTATGCAACCCGATATCCTGAGGCCATCCCGCTGAGGAAGGCTACGGCCCGACACATCGCCAACgagctgtttctcctctcaacCAGTCTTGGAATCCCAAAGGAGATATTGACCGACCAAGGGACTCCGTTTATGTCCAGGGTGATGAAGGAACTCTGTGCGCTACTGAAGATCAAACAACTAAGAACCTCAGTCTACCACCCCCAGACGGATGGATTAGTAGAACGGTTTAACAAAACTCTAAAGTCCATGCTACGTAAGGCCGTTGGGGAAGATGGGCGCAACTGGGATCACCTGCTGCCGTACCTGCTGTTTGCGGTGAGAGAGGTGCCGCAGTCTTCTACTGGTTTTTCACCCTTTGAGCTCTTGCTTTCTTACAGACCCAGAGGACTGCTGGACATTGCGAAGGAGGCCTGGGAGGAGCAGCCATGCCAACAGCGGACCCTGATTGAGCATGTCGGGGCCATGAGGGAGAGAATGAAGGCCATCTATCCCATGATGCGGGAACACATGGAGACCACGCAACGGCAACAGCAAGCCTCCTACAACCGGTCGGCTCAACCCAGAGAGTTCAAGCCGGGTGACAAAGTGCTGGTCCTGGTGCCAACCGTGGAGTGTAAATTCCTGGCAACTTGGCAAGGACCATATGAGGTCATTGAACGGGTGGGAGAGGTCAATTACAAGGTAAGGCAACcgggaaaaagaaaacgtgaGCAAATTTATCATGTTAACCTCTTAAAGAAGTGGCACGCCAGGGAGGCGCTATTCAGTTGCCCAACACCCACGGAGTCCAAGGAACCAGGGCGAGAAGAGGTGCAGGTGGGTCCCAGCCTGTCCCCCCATCAACGGCAGATGGCTCGGGAACTAGTGGACCGTAACCgggatgttttctcctctcttcccggGCACACGGAAGTGACCCAGCACGAGATACGCACCGTGCCAGGCAAAACGGTGAACCAGCGCCCGTACCGGGTGCCGGAGGCTCATAAGGGGGCCATTCAGGAGGAGGTAAGGAAGATGTTGGAGTTGGGAGTGATCGAGGAATCTCAAAGTGCCTGGGCAAGTCCCATTGTACTGGTTCCCAAACCGGACGGGTCAATACGGTTTTGCAACGATTTTCGGAAGTTGAATGAAGTATCTGAATTTGACGCATACCCAATGCCTCGTGTCGATGATCTGGTAGACTCCTTGGGATGTGCTCGCTTCATAACCACGCTTGACCTCACAAAAGGCTACTGGCAGGTTCCCCTGACGCCGGCGTCTAAGGAGAAGACTGCCTTTGCGACACAGGAGGGGCTCTACCAGTATACCCGGCTCCCCTTTGGTCTCCACGGAGCACCGGCCACGTTCCAGCGATTGATGGATCGGGTCCTTGCTCCCCATAAGAG GGCTCACAGCAAACCCCAAGAAGTGCAGGCTGGCTTTCAGCGAGACAAACTACCTGGGGTACACCATTGGGAGGGGTTTGGTCAAGCCCCAGGAAGCCAAGTTGCGGGCCATACAGGACTGGCCACAGCCCATCACCAAGAAacaggtgaggacatttttaggCCTAGCCGGCTACTACCGACGTTTTATTATGGGTTTTGCCACCATAGCAGCCCCTCTAACAGAACTGACCACCAAACGGCACTCCCGAATGGTGAGGTGGAACCCTGCGGCGGAGGCGGCCTTCAGCCACCTGAAGCGGGCTCTGTGCTCCGGTCCAGTCCTGGTGGCACCAGACTTCCGGAAGGAATTCATCGTACAGGCGGACGCTTCAGAGGTGGGTCTGGGTGCGGTActcgcccagacacgtga